Proteins encoded together in one Sceloporus undulatus isolate JIND9_A2432 ecotype Alabama chromosome 4, SceUnd_v1.1, whole genome shotgun sequence window:
- the MOB3C gene encoding MOB kinase activator 3C, whose translation MLQFSCVWKTSFRSPLQFFCLAFFCVLGKHPCPCHPGWVELRMALCLKQVFNKDKTFRPRKKFEPGTQRFELYKKAQASLKSGLDLKAVVQLPPGENINDWIAVHLVDFFNRINLIYGTMSEFCTEKTCPIMSGGLKYEYRWQDDYRFKRPTKLSAPQYMCMLMDWIETLINNEDIFPTRIGVPFPKNFQQVCTKILTRLFRVFVHVYIHHFDSIISMGAEAHVNTCYKHFYYFISEFSLVDQRELEPLKEMTDRICH comes from the exons ATGCTTCAGTTTTCTTGCGTTTGGAAAACATCTTTCAGAAGTCCTCTTCAGTTTTTCTGCTTAGCTTTTTTTTGTGTCCTTGGAAAGCACCCTTGCCCTTGCCACCCTGGCTGGGTTGAGCTCAGAATGGCTTTGTGCCTTAAACAAGTTTTTAACAAAGACAAGACATTTCGCCCTCGAAAAAAATTTGAGCCAGGGACCCAGAGGTTTGAACTTTACAAGAAAGCCCAGGCCTCACTCAAATCAGGGCTAGATCTGAAGGCTGTTGTCCAGCTGCCCCCAGGGGAGAACATCAATGACTGGATTGCAGTACATCTTGTGGACTTTTTCAACCGGATAAATCTCATTTATGGGACCATGTCAGAGTTCTGTACTGAGAAGACCTGCCCCATCATGTCAGGTGGGCTCAAGTATGAGTACCGGTGGCAGGATGACTACAGGTTCAAAAGGCCAACCAAGCTATCAGCTCCCCAGTACATGTGCATGCTGATGGACTGGATTGAGACACTGATTAATAATGAGGACATCTTTCCCACCAGGATAG GTGTTCCTTTCCCCAAGAATTTCCAGCAGGTCTGCACAAAAATCCTCACACGCCTCTTCAGGGTCTTTGTCCATGTCTATATCCATCATTTTGACAGCATCATCAGCATGGGTGCAGAAGCTCATGTCAACACCTGCTACAAGCACTTTTATTACTTCATCAGTGAGTTTAGTTTGGTCGACCAAAGGGAATTGGAGCCACTG AAGGAAATGACAGACAGGATATGCCACTAA